Genomic DNA from Candidatus Zixiibacteriota bacterium:
AATTACAGAAATATTACCCGGCATTGAAAATGATCAAGCTGATTGGATTGGAGTTTACGGAAAAGTTGCTTTAAGCGGAGAAGAAATCGGGTTTGAACAATACTCAGAATTATTAAAGAAGTGGTATAGTGTTTCGGCCTTTTCCCCCAAGAAAAATCATTTCGCAACTATATTTACGGACATCACAGAACGCAAACGAACGGAAGACGCGTTGCGTGAGAGCGAGAAAAAATTTAAAAGAATAACCGAGCGCATATATGATGTGATCGTGGCGGCTGACCTGAAGGGTAATATCCTCTATGTATCTCCATCTATCATACGAGTGTTTGGATACCAGCCGGAGGAATTGATCGGTAAGAAAATCACAGCATTTGCCCCTAAAGCTGAAATTCCACACATTATTGAGACTCTTCAACTCATTGCTGTTGGAAAGGACGTGGAAGGATATCACTCCGAATTTATCAAGAAAAACAGCTCCATTGCCAGCGTTGAGTTAAATGCTGTGCCAATCATTGAGGGTGGTGAAATTGTCGGCGCTCAAGCAATTATTCGTGACATCACCGAAACCAAGCGATTGCGGGAGTTGGAGTCAAGAGCGGCTCGACTTGAAATGGCCGGAACGATTGCCGGACAGGTGGCTCATGACTTCAATAATCTTCTGGCGCCCATAATGGCGTACCCCGAGTTCATTCGCGATGAGCTTTCACACGACCACAAAGCCCATGCATATCTTGACGCCATCGAAAATGCCGCAAATAAGATTGCGGATATCAACCAGGATCTTTTGACAATGGGTCGACGAGGCCATTACAGCCAGGAAGTGCTTGACCTCAATCGAATCGTGCTGCAGGCCGCACAGGAGATGGAATCGAGGACAAGGACAGTGGCAATCAAGATGAATCTTTGCAAAGACCTTATGAAAATAAAGGGTGGGAATGCCCAGATTCATCGTATGCTCATTAATCTGCTGGTGAATGCCCAGGATGCCATGCAGGATATTGGGCAGATTACTATCAAGACCGAGGACTATTATGCCAATAATACTTCAGTTGCGTTCGGTCGCGTCCCCAAGGGGGAATATGTAAAACTCACTATTACCGACAACGGATGCGGTATTCCTGATAAAATTATCCAGAAGATCCTTGATCCATTCTTTACGACCAAGACAACTGATAAGAAGCAGGGTTCCGGGCTGGGGCTGAGTGTGGTTGATGCGGTCATGAAGGACCATAATGGCTATCTTGACCTGAGCAGTAAAGTCGGCCACGGAACATCATTTTACCTTTACTTCCCCGCTACCAAAGAAGATACGGGAGAGGATGATTCTAAGCATTTAGGCTCAGGAACAGAGACGGTACTAATAGCTGATGATGATGATATCCAGCGAGAAGTCACTTCGAGACTACTGACGAAGATTGAATACAAGGTCAGTTCTGTTGAGAGTGGTGAGAAGGCCATCGAATTTCTCCTGAAAAATCCGCAGGACCTCCTGATCCTCGATATGGTGATGCCGGGCGGGATCGACGGGGCTGAGACATACCGACGAATTCTTGAGATCAGCCCGGGCCAACAGGCTATTATCCTATCTGGGTTTTCGGAGTCGGATCGAGTTTTCGAAGCTCAGAGGCTGGGAGCCGGCGCCTTTGTAAGAAAGCCAGTCACAAAGAGTGTCATTGCGGCTGCCGTCAGAGCGGAGTTGGATCGTAAGGTTGATAAATCAGTTCAAACGCCCGTATCTGTAACAACTTCCAAATAATTCAACAAAATTCCGAACCTGCCAATATCGCCTTCTTGTCCGGGCAACAATATATACAACGATAACTTAGGTGATCTATATTTTAGGTTGCAGATAATCAAAAGCAATGTAATAAATCTATCCAGAATGCCGATAAATAGGAGGACAGCAATTTTATATGTTGTTTGAAATTAGGGGGCATTAAAGTCAGTTAGGGCAATCACTCTATATATTCCAAAATGACTTCAATGTCATGGAAGTTTATCAACATGACCTTAAAGTTTTGTGGATGGGAAATGAAGGGGAAACACAGGCTTTTTCTACGGATTGTAATTCTTTGTTCAGTAGTTGCAATTGTAGTTGGGGCTACCTTCAGAATACTATATACCGCCGCTTTTGAACAGCAACACTCACGATTGGCAGAGGTTGCTCAAAGCCAAACGCGGCTGGTCGAAGCCATCGCCAAATATGATTTGCCACCAATCCTTCGAAATCGCGGAGCAGAGATCGCGGATGATGGATGACAAAAACCACAGAAGTAGCATGCGGAATAAGTAGAAGGGCTCCGGTTTGAGCGGTACGGAAAAGACAAGAATGACACGCGATATGAGAGAAGCGGGGAAAGGTCGGAAACATGCGTCCAGGGTGACAAAGTATGCCCTGCTACTGGCGGCGGGATGGACACTGGTCATCATCGCTTCGCTGGTGTGGAACTATTTTCACGAACAGGATGGGGCACTCACCGCGGCGAGGGTGGCCGCCCGGGCTCAATTTGCAAAAGACGTTATCTACCGCCGTTGGAATGCTGGCTATGGTGGCGTCTATGTTCCGATATCTGATTCATGCCAGCCAAACCCGCATTTGGCAGATGTCGAGGAACGCGATATCGAAACCCCCTCGGGTCGACGTCTGACGCTGATCAATCCGGCCTATATGGCACGCCAGGTTCATGAGTTGGGTTGGCAGGCCGAAGGGATACGCGGGCACATCACGAGCCTTAACCCGATTCGTTTGGCCAATGCCGCTGACCCCTGGGAAAAGGTCGTACTGGGATCCTTCGAGCGGGGCGAGCGGGAATTCGCCTCCGTCGAATCACTCGACGGTAAGTCGCATCTACGGCTGATGCGTCCCTTGGTGACTGAGAAGGGGTGCCTCAAGTGCCATGCCAAACAGGGTTACAAGGAAGGCGACATACGCGGCGGGATTAGCATGTCGATGCCAATGGCTCCGTACACCGCAATCATGCGGAAAAACACTGCGGCTATCGGTGTCGGCCATGGCGTGTTATGGCTGCTGGGCCTTGTGGCGCTGACGTTGGGCGCCCGCAACATCTGGCGCCGTGAGCGCGAACGTAAGCGGGCGGAGGTGGCGCGCGAACGCGAGCAGGAATTCATGCAGACGGTCATCGACGGGTTTCCCGAAGGCCTGATGGTAGTGAACCACGACTATACGATCGCGCTGGCTAATCGAATGATTTGCGATATGGCTGGAGAGAAAGACCCGGTAGCTGCCTGTCTGAAATGCCACCAGATTTCTCACAAAAACGAATCCCCATGTGAAGACAAGGAGCATTCCTGCCCCCTGCGTCAAGTTATCGAAACGTGCGCGCCCGTCACGGTCGAACACCTTCACTACGACGCCAGGGGCCAAGAGATAGCTTTCGAGATCACTGCCGCGCCCATCTTCGACGCGAGCGGTGAGGTCGTTCAGATAATCGAGTCATACCGTAATATCACCGAGCGCAGGCGGGCGGAAGAGGCGCGCAAGAAACTCCTGCACGACATGGGCGAACGCGTTAAGGAACTTCAATGCATGTATAGTGTGGCAGAATCTATCCGGACACGAACCACCCTGGAGGAGATATTCCATGATGTGGCCGAGTTAATCCCCCCCGCATGGCATTACCCGGAGATCACAAGAGGCAAAGTGATCTTTGATGGGAAGAAGTATGTTTCAGAGCCATTCGAGGAGACCCGGTGGAAGCAGTCAGGCGACATCATTATGAACGGTGAGTTCCGGGGGTTGATAGAGGTTTATTATCTGGAGGAGCGCCCGGAGCTGGATGAAGGTCCGTTCATGACAGAGGAACGAAACCTGATCGACGGGATGGCCAGGAATATTAGCGAAGCTATAGAGCGCAAACAGGCGGAAGAGGCATTAATAGAATCGGAACGCCATTATCAGGAATTGTTTAGTTCCGTTATGGAAGGCATCGGTATTGTCGATGAAAACGAAACAATAAAATTCGTCAATCCGGCTTTTGTAAAGATATTCGGGGAAAATTCGGCAAATGACATGCTGGGGAAAAATCTTCTCGACTACTTCTCTGAAAGCCAGAAGAATATTATTCTTTCGGAAACTGACAAAAGAAAAACCGGAGATAGTTCTCAATACGAGTTGGAAATAACAACTGCGGAAGGCATGAAAAAACATCTTCATGTTTCCATAACGCCAAGATTTAATAAGAACAATGAATATAGAGGAGCCTATGGTTCAGTTCTGGATATTACCGAAACCAGGCGTCTGAAGGATTTGGAATCCCGGGCTCAGCGTCTCAAAACCGCCGGACAGATTGCCGGTCAGGTAGCTCATGATTTCAATAACTTACTGGCGCCTCTGGTTGCCTATCCGGAATTTATCAGAGATGGGCTTCCCGAAAATCACTCTGTTTTGACTTTTCTGGATGACATGGAAAATTCCGCTCGAAAGATCGCCGATATTAATCAGCAGCTTCTGACGTTAGGAAGACGCGGACATTATAATCAGGAATTATTTAACCTCAATGAATTGGTCGAACAGGCTATCAAGGAACTGGAGGCGGTTCCGGATACTTTGAGTATCAAGACCGACCTGGATTTGACATTGATGAATACAAAAGGCGGCAAAGCTCAACTATATCGCGTTTTAATAAACCTGTTAAACAATGCCCGGGATGCGACGCGAGACACCGGTGAAATTTATATCAAAACCGAAAATTGGTATATCGAAGAGGACATTGATGGTTACAATCGGATCCCCGTTGGGGAGTATGCCAGGGCGTCTATTACCGATAAGGGCTGTGGAATTCCCGAGGATGTTCAACATAAAATATTTGATCCCTTTTACACGTCTAAATCTACGGATAAAAAGAGAGGCTCCGGTCTGGGATTAAGCATCGTTGATTCGGTCGTGAAAGACCACGGTGGGTTTATTGATCTGGATTCTACCGTCGGGGAAGGGACGACTTTCCATTTATATTTTCCCATCGCCCGAGACGTTAGAGACAAAAATGAACAGGTTCAACCAATGGCCGGCTCAGAAAAAATGCTGGTTGTTGACGATGACGAAATTCAAAGACAGGTGACTTCCCGATTGCTAAAAAAACTGGGATATCAGGTCGTCATTGCCGAAAGCGGCAATAAGGCGATTGAGCTGGTTCGGGAAAATTCATATGATTTGATTTTACTCGATATGATTATGCCTCCCGGAATTGATGGGGTGGAGACATTTAAGCGCATTAGAGAAATTAAATCCGATCAAAAAGCTATAATTGTATCCGGTTTTTCCGAAACGGATCAAGTTATGAAAGCGAAGTCGATGGGTGTTGGCGCGTTCGTAAAAAAGCCTTTAACTAAGAAAACTCTTATGATGGCCGTCAGAAGAGAACTGGACAGAAAGAACGAACCGGTTGTATCGTAATTGTTTTAACCTAATTTCGAAATTTCCCATATACCAAATCCAAGTCAGGATTTTTTTTGCTGCGGAGTAAACATTTATATTGTCCGAGAATAAATTAACAGCGATATTCCATAATTGCCGAACAGTCTATTGATACGTAGCATATTAATCGCTTGAACAGGCGGGGCTTAAATGTCAGGTTTACTTGCGTACCGTTCACAATTTAATTCACTCAACAATTGTCATCACTTAATATCAAACTCTCTCGGTGCAATGCCGAATCAGACCGCGGAAATGCTTTCCCAATTTGCCCGGATGTGGGCCGATCGCTCTGTACGAGCCTGGGAAGAAAAATGGTGGATGCTGGCCAGGGAAGTGGGTGATAAAATCGGCCGTCTAATCAACGCGCCTTCAAATTCCGTAACAATGCAGCCCAACGTAACCAGCGCCGAGGCGGTAATTCTTTCCTGCTTTGATTTTCAAGCCAAACGCAATAAAGTAGTCATGGTTGATGCTGAGTTTCCTTCGCTGTTATATTTGTATAAATCCTGGCTTGGACCGGCCGGTCGATTGGAAATTGTTGAATGCGGAGCCGGCCCGATCCTCCCTCTCGAAAAACTTCTTGATGCTATTGATGAAAAAACGCTGC
This window encodes:
- a CDS encoding PAS domain S-box protein — encoded protein: MADDKKTKKQLIKDLVELRRRVEEAESGCRQNAGCNENNMAAQWKLACSLDDIQDGLVLLNKLGTIIDVNQAAADIFGGSKDELIGKQFTQIGIFTQKDVPNLLSRFKDLLCGGKRELTLQITNKLGRTVHLESSVSVRKMPDGSVGIVAIVRDITERKLAEETLRESEQFSRAVIANSPLGISVRNRHGKLLSVNQAWRDIWQVPEETVREYMAAGPDELRFDNKDFSLGEWQSEVARIYREGGRVHIPELRLDNHRLGEPRWVSQTFYAINDESGQVERVVIVTNDITERKLAEEALQNNEEKYRSLFENMLDAFALHKIVLDENNTPIDYIFLEVNNAFEVQTGSIKEEIIGKTITEILPGIENDQADWIGVYGKVALSGEEIGFEQYSELLKKWYSVSAFSPKKNHFATIFTDITERKRTEDALRESEKKFKRITERIYDVIVAADLKGNILYVSPSIIRVFGYQPEELIGKKITAFAPKAEIPHIIETLQLIAVGKDVEGYHSEFIKKNSSIASVELNAVPIIEGGEIVGAQAIIRDITETKRLRELESRAARLEMAGTIAGQVAHDFNNLLAPIMAYPEFIRDELSHDHKAHAYLDAIENAANKIADINQDLLTMGRRGHYSQEVLDLNRIVLQAAQEMESRTRTVAIKMNLCKDLMKIKGGNAQIHRMLINLLVNAQDAMQDIGQITIKTEDYYANNTSVAFGRVPKGEYVKLTITDNGCGIPDKIIQKILDPFFTTKTTDKKQGSGLGLSVVDAVMKDHNGYLDLSSKVGHGTSFYLYFPATKEDTGEDDSKHLGSGTETVLIADDDDIQREVTSRLLTKIEYKVSSVESGEKAIEFLLKNPQDLLILDMVMPGGIDGAETYRRILEISPGQQAIILSGFSESDRVFEAQRLGAGAFVRKPVTKSVIAAAVRAELDRKVDKSVQTPVSVTTSK
- a CDS encoding ATP-binding protein, whose translation is MTRDMREAGKGRKHASRVTKYALLLAAGWTLVIIASLVWNYFHEQDGALTAARVAARAQFAKDVIYRRWNAGYGGVYVPISDSCQPNPHLADVEERDIETPSGRRLTLINPAYMARQVHELGWQAEGIRGHITSLNPIRLANAADPWEKVVLGSFERGEREFASVESLDGKSHLRLMRPLVTEKGCLKCHAKQGYKEGDIRGGISMSMPMAPYTAIMRKNTAAIGVGHGVLWLLGLVALTLGARNIWRRERERKRAEVAREREQEFMQTVIDGFPEGLMVVNHDYTIALANRMICDMAGEKDPVAACLKCHQISHKNESPCEDKEHSCPLRQVIETCAPVTVEHLHYDARGQEIAFEITAAPIFDASGEVVQIIESYRNITERRRAEEARKKLLHDMGERVKELQCMYSVAESIRTRTTLEEIFHDVAELIPPAWHYPEITRGKVIFDGKKYVSEPFEETRWKQSGDIIMNGEFRGLIEVYYLEERPELDEGPFMTEERNLIDGMARNISEAIERKQAEEALIESERHYQELFSSVMEGIGIVDENETIKFVNPAFVKIFGENSANDMLGKNLLDYFSESQKNIILSETDKRKTGDSSQYELEITTAEGMKKHLHVSITPRFNKNNEYRGAYGSVLDITETRRLKDLESRAQRLKTAGQIAGQVAHDFNNLLAPLVAYPEFIRDGLPENHSVLTFLDDMENSARKIADINQQLLTLGRRGHYNQELFNLNELVEQAIKELEAVPDTLSIKTDLDLTLMNTKGGKAQLYRVLINLLNNARDATRDTGEIYIKTENWYIEEDIDGYNRIPVGEYARASITDKGCGIPEDVQHKIFDPFYTSKSTDKKRGSGLGLSIVDSVVKDHGGFIDLDSTVGEGTTFHLYFPIARDVRDKNEQVQPMAGSEKMLVVDDDEIQRQVTSRLLKKLGYQVVIAESGNKAIELVRENSYDLILLDMIMPPGIDGVETFKRIREIKSDQKAIIVSGFSETDQVMKAKSMGVGAFVKKPLTKKTLMMAVRRELDRKNEPVVS